GACAAAAAATCCCTTTGTTTAAGGTGAGTTTTTTTCATAAACATACATTTAACTTTTCGAAAGAAGAGAAAAGAAAATAAATTCCGATTCCCTTCCTTCGATTTTCTTTGTCCATTCTCCAAAACATAAAAAAACAAATTTATTTACAATAATCAATGCTATACATTTTTGTGATTTTAGATAAAAGGTTTATATGAGTAATAGAAAATTAGCAAAAAATATCGGTTCCATGTCGATCGCTGTTTTTTTCAGCAGGATTTCAGGGCTTATCCGCGATATTGTCATGACTTCTTTTTTTGGCACGACTTATGTGGCAGATGCTTTCCAGGTTGGATACCAGATACCGAACCTGCTTAGAAAACTTTTTGGAGAAGGTGCACTTTCCGCAGCTTTTATCCCGATTTACAATGAGATCGGGATAAATAAAGGTAAAAAATATCAACTTGGATTTGCATTAAATGTCCTTTCTCTTTTAGTATCATTATTAGTTATTCTCTGCTTTCTTGGAATTATATTAGCTCCTGTAATTGTTAAAATTCTGGCTCCCGGATTTGATGATCAAACCTATCGATTGACCGTAAAAATTTCCCGCATTTTATTTCCATATTTGATCTTCATCGGCTTATCATCGACTTTGATCTCCATCTTGAATTCTCATGACTTTTTCTTCATTCCCGGCTTGTCTTCCGCCTTCCTTAATATTGGAATTGTCGGAAGTTTGGGAATTTATGTTCTCTTAAAAGAAAATTCTTTGTTGGAAAATCGGATTATATATGCTTCTATCGGAGTTCTCTGCGGAGGATTTTTACAGGTAATTATAAATTTCCCATTATTGAAAAAAATCGGTTATCATCTGAAAATAAATTTACATTCAAGGTCTGAAGCGATCAAATCTGTCTGGAAAAGGTTTTTACCGGGTGTTGCCGGTTTAGCGATCAGGCAGGTAAATCTCGCTGTCGATCTTATTTTAGCATCACTACTTGCTACCGGAAGTATTGCGGCTTTGAATTATGGAAACCGTTTGATGCAGCTTCCTTTAGGAATTTTTGGAGTTTCTGCAGGAGTTGCTGTCTTACCTTTATATTCAAAATATTTCGCAACAGAAAAATGGAATGAACTCAAGGAAAGTTTACATTTCTCGATCATTTCTTTGAGCTTTATTATGCTGCCGATTACAGCGATCATTGCCGGACTCGGGAAAGATTTTATCAGATTGCTTTTTATGAGAGGCGCATTTAATGTAGATTCTCTTAATATGACTTACAAGGCATTACTTTTCTATTCTTTAGGTTTAATTTTTTTCAGTTTGAACAGACTGCTCATTCCCATTTTTTATGCTAATAAAGACACCAAAACTCCGGTTAAAATTTCTGCTTTTGTTGTTGTTCTAAATATTATTTTAAATATTATCTTAATGCAATTTATGCAGCATGCAGGTCTTGCATTTGCAACCACGATTTCAGCAATTATTCATTTTTTTGTCTTAAAGCATTTTCTCAAGAAAAAAATCCCACAACTCATCTTTCCAAGAATTTTCTTTGAAATAAATAAGATCCTGATTTTATCTGCCTTACTTTTTACAGGACTATGTTTGGCAGGAAATCTTTTTTTACCGACCAATTTCTGGTCAACGATCGTGAGAATTGCGATTTTTATTTTTTTGAGCATTGTTTTTTTCTTTCTTGGATCACAAATATTACAGATCAAATTCAGTAAACAGATCATTACAAAATTATGGCAAAGATTTCACAAAAAATAAAAGAAAAACTGATCTTGATTCCGGAAAGATCCGGTGTTTATTTAATGACGAATTCTTCCGGAAAAATAATCTATATCGGTAAAGCAAAAATTCTCAAAAACCGCATTCGTTCATATTTCACGGGAACACCATCAGACAACAAAACAGAACAACTGATCGGTTTTATTCATGATTTCGACTATATCATCACCGGTTCCGAGCAGGAAGCATTAGTTCTGGAAAATAATCTCATCAAAAAACACAAACCGAAATATAATATTTTACTTCGTGATGATAAACAATATCCATTTATCAAAGTAACTTTTAATGAACCTTTCCCAAGAATATTTGTAACCAGGATCATCAAAAAAGATAAAGCAAAATATTTTGGACCTTACACAAAAGTAAAATCCGTTCGGAAAACATTAAGAATGCTGGAGTGGTTATTTCCCATCCGAACCTGCACGAGAAATATCCCCAAAGGAAAACCGGTTTTTGAAAGAGCTTGTATTAATTTCCAGTTGGGAAAATGCCCTGCTCCCTGTATCGGGAAAATATCGCAAAAGGAATATTTGAAACTCGTTCATCATATTATCAGCTTTCTCAAGGGAAAAAATGAATCGATTATCAATGATCTAAAATCAGA
The genomic region above belongs to Candidatus Cloacimonadota bacterium and contains:
- the murJ gene encoding murein biosynthesis integral membrane protein MurJ yields the protein MSNRKLAKNIGSMSIAVFFSRISGLIRDIVMTSFFGTTYVADAFQVGYQIPNLLRKLFGEGALSAAFIPIYNEIGINKGKKYQLGFALNVLSLLVSLLVILCFLGIILAPVIVKILAPGFDDQTYRLTVKISRILFPYLIFIGLSSTLISILNSHDFFFIPGLSSAFLNIGIVGSLGIYVLLKENSLLENRIIYASIGVLCGGFLQVIINFPLLKKIGYHLKINLHSRSEAIKSVWKRFLPGVAGLAIRQVNLAVDLILASLLATGSIAALNYGNRLMQLPLGIFGVSAGVAVLPLYSKYFATEKWNELKESLHFSIISLSFIMLPITAIIAGLGKDFIRLLFMRGAFNVDSLNMTYKALLFYSLGLIFFSLNRLLIPIFYANKDTKTPVKISAFVVVLNIILNIILMQFMQHAGLAFATTISAIIHFFVLKHFLKKKIPQLIFPRIFFEINKILILSALLFTGLCLAGNLFLPTNFWSTIVRIAIFIFLSIVFFFLGSQILQIKFSKQIITKLWQRFHKK